The Brevibacillus brevis genome contains a region encoding:
- a CDS encoding sigma-70 family RNA polymerase sigma factor, whose product MKEENVKPWLIRMRQGEEEAFQEVYRATRTYAYNLIYFLAPHKQDADDMMSEVYVELIRSIDRYDVEQLFIPWFNGLIVRQVRNWNRSIWRRFRLMERVKQKGYEAPVAGMEDKLGAISDELEVIPAVEKLSFKLKEIVVLRYYQNCSLEEIAAILQIPLVTVKSRHHLALKKLREHFEHRTNSKEASFHVH is encoded by the coding sequence ATGAAAGAGGAAAACGTAAAGCCTTGGCTCATCCGGATGCGCCAAGGAGAGGAAGAAGCTTTTCAAGAAGTCTATCGAGCAACTCGGACGTACGCCTACAACCTGATCTATTTTCTGGCGCCGCACAAGCAGGATGCAGACGACATGATGAGTGAAGTGTACGTGGAGTTGATTCGAAGCATCGACAGGTACGATGTGGAGCAGCTCTTTATCCCATGGTTCAACGGATTGATTGTGCGGCAGGTTCGCAACTGGAATCGAAGCATTTGGCGAAGGTTCCGCCTGATGGAGCGGGTAAAGCAAAAAGGCTACGAAGCACCTGTCGCAGGTATGGAGGATAAGCTGGGGGCGATCAGTGATGAGCTGGAGGTCATTCCCGCCGTAGAGAAATTATCCTTCAAGCTCAAGGAAATCGTCGTACTCCGCTACTATCAAAACTGTTCCTTGGAGGAAATTGCAGCGATTCTCCAAATCCCGCTCGTAACGGTGAAATCAAGACACCACTTGGCGTTGAAAAAGTTAAGAGAGCATTTTGAGCATCGAACAAATAGTAAGGAGGCATCTTTTCATGTTCATTGA
- a CDS encoding DUF2512 family protein yields the protein MTRFLIKTAVNGIIVVACLWWFANASWTSAILTALGLTVIAYLIGDQLILRATNNITATIADAVIAAFYLWAVANWMDWPLSFGELMITVALLGVAELVYHRFLGIYDHNRIKKEPGK from the coding sequence ATGACTCGATTTTTAATCAAGACTGCTGTTAACGGCATTATTGTTGTCGCTTGTTTATGGTGGTTTGCAAATGCATCCTGGACATCCGCTATTTTAACGGCACTCGGCTTGACCGTCATCGCTTATCTGATTGGCGATCAATTGATATTACGAGCTACCAATAATATTACGGCCACGATTGCAGATGCAGTGATCGCTGCTTTTTACTTATGGGCAGTTGCCAATTGGATGGATTGGCCACTAAGTTTTGGCGAGTTAATGATTACGGTAGCCCTTTTAGGTGTGGCAGAACTTGTGTACCATCGCTTTTTGGGGATATACGATCATAATCGTATCAAGAAAGAACCCGGAAAATAA
- a CDS encoding amino acid ABC transporter permease: MDFIGAYTPSHLTFLLEGFWVTLQVAFLSIVLSFSIAIVVGVLRYAKIPGVSQALGTIVELIRNLPLLLIIFFTYFALPEVGIKLDKFWAAVLALVIFEAAMLSEIVRSGLNSVEKGQIEAARSSGLNYVQTLWHVVLPQALRRMVPPIVSQFISLLKDTSLAVVIALPELMNHAQIINGRNVNYVIPTFLMVAVMYFVVNYALSVVSKRLENKHA; the protein is encoded by the coding sequence ATGGACTTTATCGGAGCCTATACGCCCAGTCATTTGACCTTCCTGCTCGAAGGCTTTTGGGTCACCTTGCAGGTCGCTTTCTTGTCAATTGTCCTCAGCTTTTCCATTGCGATTGTCGTCGGGGTTTTGCGTTACGCAAAAATTCCTGGAGTCTCACAAGCTCTCGGGACAATCGTAGAGCTGATTCGCAATTTGCCGCTCTTGTTGATTATTTTCTTTACTTATTTTGCTCTCCCGGAAGTGGGAATCAAGCTGGACAAGTTTTGGGCCGCTGTTCTGGCGTTGGTTATTTTCGAAGCAGCGATGTTGTCGGAAATCGTGCGAAGCGGTTTAAATTCGGTCGAAAAAGGACAGATTGAAGCTGCACGTTCTTCTGGCCTGAATTATGTCCAGACTCTGTGGCATGTTGTCCTTCCACAGGCTCTCAGAAGAATGGTTCCACCGATTGTGAGCCAATTCATTTCGCTCTTGAAGGATACGTCGCTGGCCGTCGTAATCGCTTTGCCAGAGCTGATGAACCATGCGCAAATCATCAACGGACGCAATGTCAACTATGTCATCCCGACCTTCCTGATGGTGGCAGTGATGTACTTTGTCGTCAACTACGCGTTGTCAGTCGTCTCCAAGCGACTGGAAAACAAGCACGCTTAA
- a CDS encoding manganese catalase family protein — protein MYFYKEDLINMIVPDKPDPAAAKVIQEILGGRFGEMRTMMQYFFQANNFRGNAIPYRDLLRGVFLEEIAHVELVQHTINQLLTGSGEEVPGNAGVDGAPLDEAVKHANPHHFIVGAQSSLPVDAAGNPWMGNYVYNHGNLISDLLDNLVLESTGVLQKSRIYEMSSNKTFRETLAFLIVRDNAHQNAFAKALETLGVNWGKLFPIPNYDINKYPECRKYVEMGFHNAQFNFRLDNTQIGQIFNGQSPSRNGGSLEVVPPPEGFPVPLMPEQPNEHSPGLYDLNA, from the coding sequence TTGTATTTTTACAAAGAAGATTTGATTAATATGATCGTTCCTGATAAACCAGACCCGGCGGCAGCTAAAGTCATCCAGGAGATTTTGGGTGGTCGTTTTGGGGAAATGCGCACCATGATGCAATATTTTTTCCAGGCTAACAATTTCCGTGGGAACGCGATACCGTATCGTGATTTGCTTCGGGGTGTTTTTTTGGAAGAAATCGCGCATGTGGAACTCGTACAGCACACAATCAATCAATTGCTGACGGGGAGTGGTGAAGAGGTTCCCGGTAATGCTGGGGTTGACGGAGCACCGCTTGATGAGGCAGTCAAGCATGCGAACCCGCACCATTTCATCGTGGGTGCGCAAAGCTCATTGCCCGTCGATGCAGCAGGGAATCCATGGATGGGGAATTATGTGTATAATCATGGCAACTTGATTAGCGATCTTCTCGACAATCTAGTGCTGGAATCTACCGGTGTTCTGCAAAAGTCACGTATTTACGAAATGAGCTCAAATAAAACATTCCGTGAAACGCTTGCTTTCCTGATCGTTCGGGATAATGCCCACCAAAACGCCTTCGCAAAGGCACTGGAGACATTAGGTGTGAATTGGGGCAAGCTGTTTCCTATCCCCAACTACGACATAAACAAGTACCCAGAGTGCCGCAAGTATGTAGAAATGGGTTTCCACAATGCACAGTTCAATTTCCGATTGGATAACACGCAGATTGGACAAATCTTCAACGGACAGTCGCCAAGTAGAAATGGCGGCAGTCTGGAAGTAGTTCCGCCACCTGAGGGCTTCCCGGTTCCTTTAATGCCGGAACAGCCTAATGAGCACAGTCCAGGACTGTATGATCTGAATGCGTAA
- a CDS encoding ABC transporter permease, whose translation MHINLIAKREVKVGFRNPWSYSFMALFSLFSLGLLIIQSQSYMKGYTYTTGTMLNLILYLLPLMTMLLSSFSLTAEKEEGSWQLLSTYAMTTSSFLLGKYLGQALVLVAIVSFGYGLSGVAGMLLGKSFAFSTLLFLLAFSICLILLFLGIAMLIGAISKNRWQALTMGVSVWFFYILAWPTLLISVLSFVPYTWIKPLLQLATFLNPAEFVRIFSVARLGGGSIFGPEYYKWVYWADSPLGDLIFVALSLLWISATLFIAIRVWERR comes from the coding sequence AGGCTTTCGCAATCCATGGTCCTACTCGTTTATGGCTCTGTTCTCCCTGTTTAGTTTGGGACTCTTGATCATCCAATCGCAGTCCTACATGAAGGGTTATACGTATACGACAGGTACCATGCTGAATCTGATTTTGTACTTGCTGCCACTGATGACGATGCTTCTCTCCTCTTTTTCCTTAACAGCGGAAAAAGAAGAGGGAAGCTGGCAGCTCCTCTCCACCTACGCCATGACAACCTCCTCCTTCTTGTTGGGGAAATACTTGGGACAAGCACTCGTGTTAGTCGCAATCGTCAGCTTTGGGTATGGGTTGTCTGGTGTGGCTGGCATGCTGTTAGGAAAAAGCTTTGCATTTTCGACTCTCTTGTTTTTGCTTGCCTTTTCCATCTGTCTCATTCTGTTATTTTTGGGTATCGCCATGCTGATTGGCGCCATCAGTAAAAACCGTTGGCAGGCTTTGACAATGGGGGTCAGCGTCTGGTTCTTCTATATTCTTGCATGGCCTACTCTGCTCATCTCTGTGCTCAGCTTCGTCCCTTATACATGGATCAAGCCTCTGCTTCAGCTCGCAACATTTCTCAATCCAGCGGAGTTTGTACGAATCTTTTCCGTTGCCAGGTTAGGCGGAGGCTCGATCTTTGGACCTGAATACTACAAATGGGTGTATTGGGCTGACTCTCCGCTTGGTGATCTCATCTTTGTCGCACTCAGTCTGCTCTGGATCAGTGCGACCTTGTTCATAGCCATCCGGGTATGGGAAAGAAGGTAA
- a CDS encoding sensor histidine kinase, producing the protein MRERLLILFIIMLATAFFGEMKVNPVGGSFRFSLGIAAFFFGLLWFSSVPVLLTGFLTGTFIFGFRVGMDVFFAYRPYMESVAAHLPSAFYYFSFTVLFYLLRARSYREFPLWLGLIGASIDFVSNVVEIQVRQYFTDFPPITWHSFLMLLFFGVLRSFFAVGLYNSFSIRQLRAVGEVRQQELERLRMINTELYEEAFYLRKSMTHLEEITRESYQLYRRLLTSDHAESPTALAIAENVHEVKKDSQRMLAGISKLINQEGLAPQLPIKELCELVARANQKYAEMLGKDIRIEWSCNINLSTSQIYALLSVLNNLVANAVEAIPTSGRIELNVKLIHRHLVFSVLDSGPGIPLEEQEWVFQPGYTTKHDEQGNASTGIGLTHARGIVQSLQGSLRILPDQKQMTHLEVQIPTDQLLGKEGV; encoded by the coding sequence ATGCGAGAACGCCTTTTGATCCTGTTTATTATCATGCTGGCAACTGCATTTTTTGGAGAGATGAAGGTAAACCCCGTAGGAGGGTCTTTTCGTTTTTCCTTGGGTATCGCTGCTTTCTTTTTCGGGTTGTTGTGGTTTTCGTCCGTACCTGTATTGCTGACGGGATTTTTAACGGGGACGTTTATCTTTGGATTTCGCGTCGGAATGGATGTCTTTTTTGCGTACCGTCCTTATATGGAGAGTGTGGCTGCTCATCTTCCCTCCGCCTTTTACTATTTCAGCTTTACCGTTCTGTTTTATTTGCTCCGTGCGCGTAGCTATCGCGAGTTCCCTCTATGGTTGGGGCTGATAGGTGCATCCATTGATTTCGTCTCCAATGTGGTAGAGATCCAAGTACGACAGTATTTCACAGATTTTCCTCCGATCACCTGGCATAGCTTTTTGATGCTTCTCTTCTTTGGAGTCCTGCGCAGCTTTTTTGCTGTCGGCTTGTACAACAGCTTTTCGATCAGGCAGTTGCGGGCAGTGGGAGAGGTGCGTCAGCAGGAGTTGGAGCGTCTGCGGATGATCAATACGGAGCTGTATGAAGAAGCCTTTTACTTGCGCAAATCAATGACGCATCTGGAGGAAATCACGCGAGAGAGCTACCAGCTCTACAGGCGTCTGCTCACCTCGGATCATGCGGAGTCCCCAACGGCCTTGGCGATTGCCGAGAATGTGCATGAGGTGAAAAAAGATTCGCAGCGGATGCTGGCGGGCATTTCCAAGCTGATTAATCAGGAGGGACTAGCACCACAGCTGCCGATCAAAGAGCTGTGTGAGTTGGTTGCTCGTGCGAATCAGAAATACGCTGAGATGTTGGGAAAAGATATACGAATAGAGTGGAGCTGTAACATCAACCTGTCGACCAGCCAAATCTATGCGCTGCTCTCCGTGCTAAACAACCTGGTAGCCAATGCGGTAGAGGCGATTCCCACGTCGGGACGGATTGAGCTGAATGTGAAGCTGATTCATCGTCATCTGGTGTTTAGTGTACTTGACAGCGGTCCGGGAATCCCGCTGGAAGAGCAGGAATGGGTGTTTCAGCCCGGGTATACGACCAAACACGATGAACAGGGAAATGCATCTACCGGAATTGGACTGACGCATGCCCGGGGAATTGTCCAAAGCTTGCAAGGAAGCTTGCGAATTTTACCTGATCAGAAGCAAATGACGCATTTAGAAGTGCAAATTCCGACCGATCAATTGCTCGGAAAGGAGGGAGTGTAA
- a CDS encoding transporter substrate-binding domain-containing protein: MKANKLWKKVAGMGLVLMLSATALAGCGGGSTTEGSAQGTPAAGTLAKIKERDKFVVGVKYDLNLFGLKDPATGNVEGFDIDIAKAIAKKVLGDENKIELKEVTSKTRIPMLKNGEIDAIIATMTITEDRKKEVDFSDVYFLAGQSLLVKKDSSINGLKDMQKGMKIVTAKGSTSAKNIRASAPDVEVLEFENYAEAFTALKAGQGDALTTDNALLYGMAKQDPNYRVTEETFTEEPYGIAISKGDAEFVKTVNDLLKEMKENGEYDKIYEKWIGTKPKK, translated from the coding sequence ATGAAAGCAAACAAGCTTTGGAAAAAAGTAGCAGGTATGGGTCTCGTTCTGATGCTGAGCGCAACTGCATTGGCAGGCTGTGGTGGCGGCAGTACAACAGAAGGCAGCGCACAAGGTACACCAGCTGCAGGCACATTGGCAAAAATCAAAGAAAGAGACAAATTCGTAGTCGGAGTTAAGTACGACCTGAACCTGTTCGGCTTGAAAGACCCGGCAACCGGAAATGTAGAAGGCTTCGATATCGATATTGCGAAAGCGATTGCAAAGAAAGTACTCGGGGACGAAAACAAAATCGAGCTGAAGGAAGTAACCTCCAAAACGCGTATCCCGATGCTGAAAAATGGAGAAATTGACGCGATCATCGCGACGATGACCATTACAGAAGACCGCAAAAAAGAAGTAGATTTCTCTGACGTGTACTTCCTGGCAGGTCAATCTCTCTTGGTGAAAAAGGACAGCTCGATCAACGGTCTGAAAGACATGCAAAAAGGCATGAAAATCGTGACCGCGAAAGGCTCTACTTCTGCGAAAAATATCAGAGCAAGCGCTCCTGATGTAGAAGTACTTGAATTCGAAAACTACGCGGAAGCCTTCACAGCACTCAAAGCTGGTCAAGGTGACGCGCTGACAACTGATAACGCTCTCCTGTACGGCATGGCGAAGCAAGATCCGAACTACCGTGTAACAGAAGAGACATTCACTGAAGAACCATATGGTATTGCAATCAGCAAGGGTGACGCTGAATTCGTGAAAACGGTGAACGATCTGCTGAAAGAAATGAAAGAAAACGGCGAATACGACAAGATTTATGAAAAATGGATCGGAACAAAACCTAAAAAATAA
- a CDS encoding amino acid ABC transporter permease: MIDFSILFDHMDMYLEGFWNTLQASLLALVGSFALGTLFAIFRISPIRPLKWLATAYVEFVRNIPLILVVFLFFVGLPAMGIVLEPFIAGTLGLTVYTAAFIAETIRAGILAIPKGQTEAARSSGLTYGQTMRYIILPQAIKVVIPPMGNQFINLVKNSSVLGVIAGLDLMYFGDLISADTFVTFDVYIFVAVFYLILTLPLSAFVNYLERRLAGSR; encoded by the coding sequence ATGATCGATTTTTCTATCTTGTTTGATCACATGGATATGTATCTCGAAGGCTTTTGGAATACCTTGCAGGCGAGCCTGCTTGCTCTCGTCGGGAGCTTTGCACTGGGGACGCTCTTTGCGATCTTTCGGATTTCTCCGATTCGACCACTCAAGTGGCTCGCTACGGCTTACGTCGAGTTTGTGCGTAATATCCCGCTGATTCTCGTCGTTTTCCTCTTTTTTGTGGGTCTGCCGGCGATGGGTATCGTTCTGGAGCCTTTCATTGCAGGTACGCTCGGCTTGACAGTGTATACGGCAGCATTTATCGCTGAGACGATCCGCGCAGGCATTCTGGCGATTCCAAAAGGACAGACAGAAGCCGCTCGCTCCTCGGGATTGACGTACGGACAAACGATGCGTTATATCATTTTGCCGCAAGCGATCAAGGTCGTGATCCCGCCGATGGGCAACCAGTTTATCAATCTCGTAAAAAACTCCTCGGTATTAGGCGTGATTGCAGGTCTTGACCTGATGTATTTCGGAGACCTGATTTCCGCAGATACGTTTGTTACCTTTGATGTGTACATTTTTGTAGCTGTTTTCTATCTGATTCTGACCCTTCCGTTGAGCGCGTTCGTCAATTATTTGGAGCGACGCTTGGCTGGAAGCCGCTAA
- a CDS encoding DUF2179 domain-containing protein produces the protein MGLAFILIIIGINILYVSFFTLRLLMVIKGYRVLASLVAMVEVFVYLKGLAIVLDNLDNPINLAAYCIGWGMGVFIGSKIEEYLALGYVTLQVVVDSVDLEVPVKLREHGFGVTSWVAEGRDGHRLMMQVLTKRSNEKKLWKLIHEIAPKAFVISFEPKHLKGGFWVNRLRG, from the coding sequence ATGGGCTTGGCGTTTATTTTAATCATCATCGGGATCAACATTTTGTACGTTTCGTTTTTTACGCTGCGACTACTGATGGTGATTAAAGGCTATCGGGTGTTGGCATCCCTTGTGGCGATGGTGGAAGTATTCGTGTATTTGAAAGGGTTGGCGATTGTTCTGGATAACCTGGATAATCCGATCAATCTCGCAGCCTACTGTATCGGTTGGGGAATGGGTGTATTCATCGGCAGCAAGATCGAGGAGTATTTGGCCTTGGGCTATGTCACGCTGCAAGTCGTTGTGGATTCCGTTGATTTGGAGGTTCCTGTGAAGCTCCGTGAACACGGCTTTGGCGTTACTTCTTGGGTAGCAGAGGGACGCGACGGACATCGTCTCATGATGCAAGTGTTGACGAAGCGCAGCAACGAGAAAAAACTGTGGAAGCTCATTCATGAGATTGCACCAAAAGCATTCGTGATCTCTTTTGAGCCGAAACATTTGAAGGGCGGCTTCTGGGTGAACCGCCTGCGGGGATAA
- a CDS encoding DUF2292 domain-containing protein: MSVIINRPPAVADEREILLSKIEPKVIQSLADFLHNARFGSFTLIVHENKVIGYDQMIKNRI, encoded by the coding sequence GTGAGTGTTATTATCAATAGGCCACCTGCAGTAGCTGATGAGCGAGAAATTCTTTTAAGTAAAATTGAACCTAAGGTTATCCAAAGTCTTGCAGATTTTTTACATAATGCTAGATTTGGTTCTTTTACATTAATTGTCCATGAAAACAAGGTAATCGGTTACGACCAAATGATAAAAAATAGAATATGA
- a CDS encoding ABC transporter ATP-binding protein: protein MNTLGLTIDQVSKEINGKTIVHPFSMNIEPGQVVALCGGNGAGKSTILRMLVGILPPSSGTIQLNGLNWNDNRVEYLQEIGYMPDHFTFSAGLTAKETLEFYASLRNRTPEEADRLLKMVGLHEVRNKRVSQFSKGMQQRLLFAQAILAKPALVVLDEPTNGLDPYWMDAFVDLVREVKLSGQSVLFTTHQLQVADAVADRAIFLMNGKIVRDGSIKEYQQQYGAIGLYGAFSELVNQAKA from the coding sequence ATGAATACGTTAGGACTTACCATCGACCAGGTCAGCAAGGAAATCAATGGCAAAACAATCGTCCACCCATTCAGTATGAACATTGAACCCGGTCAGGTCGTAGCCTTATGCGGCGGTAATGGTGCAGGGAAAAGTACGATCCTGCGGATGCTGGTTGGTATTCTCCCTCCTTCTTCGGGAACCATTCAGCTAAACGGATTGAACTGGAACGACAATCGCGTGGAGTATCTTCAAGAAATCGGTTATATGCCGGATCACTTTACGTTTTCTGCCGGACTTACTGCGAAAGAAACGCTCGAGTTCTACGCTTCCCTGCGCAATCGGACCCCAGAAGAGGCGGATCGACTGCTGAAAATGGTGGGATTGCATGAAGTGAGAAACAAACGGGTGTCTCAGTTCTCTAAAGGCATGCAGCAGCGCCTCTTGTTTGCCCAAGCGATATTGGCCAAGCCTGCACTCGTCGTCCTCGATGAACCAACCAACGGACTCGATCCGTATTGGATGGATGCCTTCGTCGATCTCGTCCGCGAAGTAAAGCTCTCGGGTCAATCCGTCCTCTTTACGACGCATCAGCTGCAGGTGGCAGATGCGGTGGCGGATCGGGCGATTTTCTTGATGAACGGGAAAATCGTTCGGGATGGGTCGATTAAGGAGTACCAGCAGCAGTATGGGGCAATTGGTTTGTACGGGGCCTTCTCTGAGCTTGTTAATCAAGCAAAAGCATGA
- a CDS encoding amino acid ABC transporter ATP-binding protein encodes MISFHQVNKHYGSFHVLKNINLHINQGEVVVVIGPSGSGKSTMVRCINRLETVTSGELVVDGVKVNDKSTDINKLRRDIGMVFQHFNLYPHKTVLQNITLAPTKVLGVSQKEAEETALYYLEKVGIPEKAEMFPTQLSGGQQQRVAIARGLAMRPKIMLFDEPTSALDPETIGEVLDVMKKLAKEGMTMVVVTHEMGFAREVADRIVFMDQGTILEDSTPEEFFASPREERARLFLSRILNH; translated from the coding sequence TTGATCAGTTTTCATCAAGTAAATAAACATTACGGAAGCTTTCATGTCCTCAAGAACATCAACCTGCATATCAACCAGGGAGAAGTCGTCGTGGTCATTGGCCCGTCAGGATCGGGTAAAAGCACGATGGTTCGTTGCATCAACAGATTGGAAACGGTTACAAGCGGAGAACTGGTGGTAGACGGGGTAAAAGTGAACGATAAAAGCACCGATATCAACAAGCTGCGACGGGACATCGGCATGGTGTTCCAGCACTTCAATCTATACCCGCACAAGACCGTTCTGCAAAACATTACGCTGGCACCAACCAAGGTCCTGGGCGTATCGCAGAAGGAAGCTGAAGAAACGGCTCTCTACTATTTGGAAAAGGTAGGGATTCCGGAAAAGGCAGAAATGTTCCCAACGCAACTATCTGGCGGTCAACAGCAACGCGTAGCGATTGCACGCGGACTGGCCATGCGACCAAAAATCATGCTGTTTGACGAACCGACCTCTGCACTTGACCCCGAGACGATCGGCGAAGTGCTGGACGTCATGAAGAAGCTGGCGAAGGAAGGCATGACGATGGTGGTTGTAACGCATGAAATGGGCTTTGCCCGCGAAGTGGCAGATCGCATCGTGTTTATGGATCAGGGCACGATACTCGAAGATTCTACACCAGAGGAGTTTTTCGCAAGTCCGCGTGAAGAGCGTGCACGTTTGTTCTTGAGTCGGATTTTGAATCACTAA
- a CDS encoding response regulator, which yields MIRFFLIEDDAVVRRMLERIIQDSGLGEIVGQASDGSHVSIDQLYGVDVILIDLLMPGLDGIQTIKKLQADGFAGRFIMVSQVENKEMIGEAYLQGIDTFIQKPINRLEVMAVLKRVSDYLSLEASLQTIRKSLQILDVKAKEPYTSGLKSQSSAQDNLAQKARKLLLQLGIASEAGAPDLLLIMEWLVQDERQGDKLHELQLKELYTQILLKVHASLDEHGITKEVRAMEQRIRRMVLQAFTHLSSLGLTDYANPTFEHFAPRLFDFQEIRQRMQELEAGEKTTKCRISVKKFLSVFYMEAKAL from the coding sequence ATGATACGTTTCTTTTTAATTGAAGACGATGCTGTAGTGCGCCGCATGCTTGAACGGATTATCCAAGACAGCGGGTTGGGCGAAATTGTAGGACAAGCCAGCGACGGCAGTCACGTATCGATTGATCAACTGTACGGGGTCGATGTCATTTTGATCGACTTGTTAATGCCGGGACTTGATGGCATCCAAACGATCAAAAAGTTGCAGGCAGATGGCTTCGCGGGCCGCTTCATCATGGTGTCACAGGTGGAAAACAAGGAAATGATCGGGGAGGCTTATTTGCAAGGGATTGATACCTTTATTCAAAAACCGATCAACCGCCTGGAAGTCATGGCTGTACTGAAGCGGGTATCGGATTACTTGTCGCTGGAGGCATCTCTGCAAACCATCCGCAAATCGCTGCAAATCCTGGATGTCAAAGCAAAAGAACCGTATACCAGCGGCTTGAAAAGTCAGTCTTCCGCTCAGGACAACCTGGCACAAAAAGCGAGAAAACTGCTGTTGCAGCTAGGGATCGCGAGTGAAGCCGGTGCTCCCGATCTGCTATTGATCATGGAATGGCTCGTACAGGATGAGCGACAAGGAGACAAGCTGCACGAATTGCAGCTCAAGGAACTGTACACACAAATTTTGCTGAAGGTGCATGCCAGCTTGGATGAGCATGGGATTACCAAAGAGGTGCGTGCCATGGAACAACGGATTCGCCGGATGGTCCTTCAAGCCTTTACGCATCTTTCCTCATTGGGGTTGACCGATTATGCCAATCCTACCTTCGAACACTTTGCACCACGACTGTTTGACTTTCAAGAAATTCGCCAACGGATGCAAGAGCTGGAGGCGGGCGAAAAAACGACGAAGTGCCGGATTAGCGTGAAAAAGTTTTTATCTGTCTTTTATATGGAAGCAAAGGCGTTGTAA
- a CDS encoding GrpB family protein: protein MKAISFIQYPDKKIRRFPVGNESEYFFDISSSDLNKIAEVSGGVRGYIVLTDDDNNEMLGPSLFGWIDSLWLELYYIVEKLMLYGYGTTYTRTGSKRLVVQTYARSSMKLYVTTSEGSIKDEFTIPFQKEFIKTVLHGANHFFVRLKEQLHIKDYDEDISKIQDLLTKAENFQPIEPYFQFQNEVTRINTLLFQHNENWREMFEKEQAYLREIITETDFDIQHVGSTAVNTLPARHVIDILIGTKSKWSSEMIVNDLLRDYFDYPTSFPVDAFKKGTPPDYQYNIYVTEKNGEFWNSVITFRDKLLSDEGLAKEYDELKRKASDRGDLQEYENQKSAFIERNDSLKLT, encoded by the coding sequence ATGAAGGCTATATCATTTATTCAATATCCTGACAAAAAGATTCGTCGTTTCCCAGTAGGGAATGAATCGGAATATTTCTTTGATATAAGTTCAAGTGATTTGAACAAGATCGCAGAGGTAAGTGGCGGAGTTAGAGGTTACATAGTGCTTACAGATGATGACAATAATGAGATGTTAGGTCCTAGTTTATTTGGTTGGATTGACAGTTTGTGGTTGGAGCTGTATTACATAGTAGAAAAGTTAATGCTTTATGGATATGGAACAACTTATACTAGGACTGGAAGCAAACGATTAGTGGTACAAACATACGCACGATCTTCAATGAAGCTTTATGTTACTACAAGCGAAGGATCGATAAAGGATGAGTTTACAATCCCATTTCAAAAGGAGTTTATAAAAACTGTACTTCATGGGGCGAATCATTTTTTTGTAAGGCTTAAGGAACAACTACATATAAAAGATTACGATGAGGATATCAGTAAAATACAGGACTTGTTAACGAAAGCCGAGAATTTTCAACCAATCGAGCCGTATTTCCAATTTCAGAATGAAGTGACGAGAATCAATACATTGCTTTTTCAGCATAATGAGAATTGGCGAGAAATGTTTGAAAAAGAGCAAGCGTATTTAAGGGAGATAATTACAGAGACCGATTTCGATATCCAGCACGTAGGAAGCACGGCTGTAAACACACTACCAGCTCGTCATGTCATTGATATTCTTATCGGTACAAAATCAAAGTGGTCATCTGAAATGATCGTTAACGACTTGCTCCGTGACTACTTCGACTATCCGACTTCTTTCCCAGTCGATGCGTTTAAAAAAGGCACTCCACCAGACTATCAGTACAACATTTACGTGACAGAGAAGAACGGCGAGTTTTGGAACAGTGTGATAACGTTTCGAGACAAGCTGTTATCGGATGAGGGCTTGGCAAAGGAATATGACGAGTTGAAGAGGAAAGCCTCCGATCGTGGTGACCTTCAAGAATACGAAAACCAAAAAAGCGCATTTATTGAAAGAAATGATTCGTTGAAATTGACTTAG